The following are encoded together in the Pseudanabaena sp. FACHB-2040 genome:
- a CDS encoding pirin family protein, producing the protein MTVQTQTLRTIAGIVNSVETLEGAGFRVRRPFPKSSFSEFDPFLLLDELGPMDLGPGQAKGAPDHPHRGFETVSYILDGRLEHKDSEGHAGLLNPGDVQWMTAGAGVVHSEMPEAEFTRTGGRLHGIQLWVNLPRHDKMIAPRYQDIPAAKIPVAQTADGGVTVRVIAGESLGAKAVIETRTPIIYLHLTLQPGASLVQPVPPEYNAFAYLLDGSGLFGAEQERGEDGQMVIFAQDGGEVAIANPADAAQPLDLLLIAGVPLNEPVVRYGPFVMNTEAEIIQAIEDYRNGKMGQIHA; encoded by the coding sequence ATGACCGTGCAAACTCAAACGCTACGAACTATTGCCGGAATCGTGAACAGTGTAGAGACGCTAGAAGGGGCAGGGTTTCGGGTGCGCCGCCCGTTCCCCAAGAGCAGCTTCTCAGAATTTGACCCTTTTCTCTTGCTAGATGAACTTGGGCCGATGGACTTAGGGCCAGGTCAGGCGAAGGGTGCACCCGATCATCCCCACCGTGGGTTTGAAACTGTGAGCTACATATTAGACGGACGCCTAGAGCACAAGGACTCTGAGGGCCATGCCGGGCTGCTAAATCCGGGCGATGTGCAGTGGATGACGGCAGGGGCAGGGGTGGTGCATTCTGAAATGCCAGAGGCCGAATTTACCCGCACGGGAGGACGGCTGCACGGTATTCAGCTATGGGTGAACTTGCCCCGACACGACAAGATGATTGCCCCTCGCTATCAGGACATCCCAGCGGCGAAAATTCCGGTGGCGCAAACGGCAGATGGCGGGGTGACGGTGCGGGTGATTGCTGGGGAATCTCTTGGGGCGAAAGCGGTGATCGAGACGCGCACGCCGATTATCTATCTGCACCTGACGCTGCAGCCGGGGGCCTCATTAGTTCAGCCGGTGCCGCCGGAGTACAACGCTTTTGCCTATTTGCTGGATGGATCGGGCCTGTTTGGGGCGGAGCAGGAACGGGGTGAGGATGGGCAGATGGTGATCTTTGCTCAGGATGGGGGGGAGGTTGCCATAGCCAACCCTGCCGATGCTGCCCAGCCCCTCGATCTATTGCTGATCGCAGGTGTGCCGCTAAATGAGCCGGTGGTGCGCTATGGCCCCTTCGTGATGAATACCGAAGCCGAAATTATTCAGGCAATTGAAGACTATCGCAATGGAAAGATGGGACAAATCCATGCTTAA
- a CDS encoding AAA family ATPase, producing MSDVLTDIYNAVDPFKPLEPGDPAYVDCEAERGEANVLMDLGPEILRSNRYTCQLYTGHRGAGKSTELLRLKKDLEEKGCLVVYFPAVGDDGDIDPQDVQYTDILLACTRHLLEELKNADPKPLISWFRERGQALHDIGQTRIELDSLDVKVLASQFAEITTAIRAVPSERSKIRDLVNPHTVTLVNALNQFIEDGRRNLPSDKKHIVVIADNLDRIVPIHNDNGRSNHDEIFLDRFEQLKGLDCHLIYTIPISMVYSNRANDLKEIYGNPNLLPMIMIQTPDGAIHPPGVAKIQEVLIRRIAPYIPEVSLERDVFEGPDVAEQVCLASGGHVRELLLLIKEALNRTNALPIPTRAVRRAIAETQDTYRRTVEKDQWAALAQVAKTRTIENEEAYRDLLFRRCIMEYRYFDENDDLKCWYDVHPLIKDIPEFKAAQAALTAS from the coding sequence ATGAGTGATGTTTTGACCGACATTTACAATGCGGTTGATCCCTTCAAGCCTTTGGAGCCGGGCGATCCGGCCTATGTAGATTGTGAGGCTGAGCGGGGCGAGGCTAATGTGCTGATGGATCTGGGGCCGGAGATCCTACGCTCTAACCGCTACACCTGCCAGCTTTACACAGGGCACCGGGGTGCAGGCAAATCGACGGAGCTGCTACGGCTCAAAAAAGACCTGGAGGAAAAGGGCTGCCTGGTAGTGTACTTTCCGGCGGTGGGAGACGATGGCGACATCGACCCGCAGGATGTGCAATATACCGATATTTTGCTGGCCTGTACGCGGCACTTGTTAGAAGAACTCAAAAATGCTGACCCAAAACCGCTAATTAGCTGGTTTCGAGAGCGGGGGCAGGCGCTTCATGACATCGGTCAAACCCGAATTGAGCTAGATTCGTTGGATGTGAAGGTGCTGGCCAGCCAATTTGCTGAGATCACCACCGCAATTCGGGCGGTGCCCAGCGAGCGCAGCAAGATTCGAGATTTGGTGAACCCACACACGGTCACGCTGGTCAATGCCCTGAACCAATTTATTGAAGATGGCAGACGTAATCTGCCCTCCGATAAGAAACACATTGTTGTCATCGCTGACAACTTAGATCGGATTGTGCCGATTCACAATGACAATGGCCGCAGCAACCACGATGAGATATTTCTAGACCGCTTTGAGCAGCTTAAGGGGCTAGACTGTCACCTGATTTACACCATCCCGATTTCGATGGTGTATTCCAATCGGGCTAATGACCTGAAGGAGATCTACGGCAACCCCAACCTGCTGCCGATGATCATGATTCAAACGCCGGATGGAGCGATACACCCGCCGGGGGTGGCAAAAATTCAGGAGGTGCTGATTCGCCGCATTGCGCCTTACATTCCTGAGGTCAGCCTGGAGCGCGACGTTTTTGAGGGGCCAGACGTGGCAGAGCAGGTTTGCCTTGCTAGCGGCGGCCATGTGCGGGAGCTGCTGCTGTTGATTAAGGAGGCGCTGAACCGCACCAATGCGCTGCCTATTCCTACCCGCGCGGTGCGTCGTGCCATTGCTGAAACTCAAGATACCTACCGTCGCACGGTGGAGAAAGACCAGTGGGCTGCACTGGCTCAAGTGGCAAAGACTCGCACCATTGAAAATGAAGAAGCTTACCGCGACCTGCTCTTTCGCCGCTGCATTATGGAGTATCGCTACTTTGATGAGAACGACGATCTCAAGTGTTGGTACGACGTGCATCCGCTGATCAAAGATATCCCTGAGTTTAAGGCTGCCCAAGCTGCTCTAACTGCTTCGTAA
- a CDS encoding D-Ala-D-Ala carboxypeptidase family metallohydrolase yields MAPLSPDQRNYYYLVEAARTGIHKPILAALHAVQKQPLFPEGETGLGIAPANRIALEQVNSFPTQVQYAANTIRSLTDVLIAEGWQGADLWNAAQGRYSDRFINRIAEGYTPPPANTAAARLEPSNAQALLAAYQADIAADYEAYQLPQSLAGLDRNLLAFAERIPPNYVRLDFQRQALLETARIWRRLNTQEEVTAALGVAVTGEVVDEADLDRRLVEFVQQASRYYSGYPYQREALIRLVQLWRQLDAREEAIQWLETNDPFATETNVQIVDPALIAFVQRLPTFYRGLGDQRFAVTEAYRLWNRLDSRTTAIRALGVDPDALLNNANNPEALRSAAQQVDRALLDFIARVPRIYAETEVQREALIRLVQLWRRLDNRTATLQSLFEDLRRMSRAERTSPDAMPAPTPPPAPARPARWTPSNIQLAAAILPNGNFTWAEATQGGSRMPPDQATVNAIVRIATLAQRARDRIGRPFRITSWYRPPAINRSVGGASQSRHIVGDAIDFYVDGLSGTQVYRSLDPWWTGGLGRYRQFPYLCHLDARGYRARWLN; encoded by the coding sequence ATGGCTCCACTGTCCCCCGACCAGCGCAACTACTACTACCTCGTCGAGGCCGCCCGCACCGGGATTCACAAACCTATCCTGGCAGCCTTACACGCTGTCCAAAAACAGCCCCTGTTTCCAGAGGGCGAAACTGGGCTAGGCATTGCCCCTGCTAACCGCATCGCGCTGGAACAGGTCAACAGCTTTCCCACTCAGGTCCAGTATGCGGCCAATACGATCCGTAGCCTAACCGATGTGCTGATTGCTGAGGGCTGGCAGGGAGCGGATCTGTGGAATGCAGCCCAGGGGCGCTATAGCGATCGCTTCATCAACCGCATTGCCGAAGGCTACACCCCACCCCCGGCCAATACCGCCGCTGCCAGACTAGAACCCTCCAACGCCCAGGCGCTGCTGGCCGCCTACCAGGCCGACATCGCCGCCGATTACGAAGCCTATCAGCTGCCCCAAAGCTTAGCGGGTCTAGACCGCAATTTGCTGGCCTTTGCTGAGCGCATTCCCCCCAACTATGTCCGCCTTGACTTTCAGCGCCAAGCCCTGCTAGAGACAGCCCGGATCTGGCGCAGGCTCAACACCCAGGAGGAAGTGACTGCGGCCCTTGGGGTAGCCGTTACAGGCGAGGTTGTAGATGAGGCAGACCTAGACCGACGGCTGGTGGAATTTGTTCAGCAGGCGTCTCGCTACTACAGCGGCTACCCCTACCAGCGGGAGGCCCTGATCCGCCTGGTGCAGCTCTGGCGACAGCTAGATGCGCGGGAAGAGGCGATTCAGTGGCTAGAGACCAACGATCCCTTTGCCACCGAAACCAATGTGCAGATTGTCGATCCGGCGCTGATTGCGTTTGTGCAGCGTCTGCCGACCTTCTACCGGGGGCTGGGCGACCAGCGCTTTGCAGTAACTGAAGCCTATCGCCTTTGGAACAGGCTAGATTCACGGACAACGGCCATTCGCGCTTTGGGTGTTGACCCCGATGCTCTGTTGAATAATGCCAATAACCCGGAAGCCCTAAGAAGCGCAGCTCAGCAGGTGGATCGGGCTTTGTTAGACTTCATTGCCCGCGTTCCCAGGATCTATGCTGAAACCGAGGTGCAGCGAGAGGCTCTAATTCGCCTGGTGCAGCTCTGGCGACGATTAGACAACCGCACTGCCACCCTACAGTCTCTCTTTGAAGACCTAAGGCGAATGTCGCGAGCTGAGCGCACCTCTCCCGACGCAATGCCTGCCCCCACCCCACCCCCGGCTCCGGCCCGCCCAGCTCGCTGGACGCCCAGCAACATTCAGCTAGCGGCAGCAATTTTGCCCAATGGCAACTTTACCTGGGCTGAGGCTACCCAGGGCGGCTCCCGCATGCCTCCCGACCAAGCCACCGTCAACGCCATTGTTAGAATCGCAACTTTGGCTCAGCGGGCACGCGATCGCATTGGCCGCCCCTTCCGCATCACTAGCTGGTATCGCCCGCCTGCCATCAACCGCAGTGTGGGAGGAGCCTCCCAGAGCCGCCACATTGTGGGTGATGCCATTGACTTCTATGTCGATGGGCTATCGGGTACCCAGGTTTACCGCTCCCTCGATCCTTGGTGGACTGGTGGTTTAGGGCGCTATAGACAGTTTCCCTACCTGTGTCATCTTGATGCGCGGGGATACCGGGCGCGGTGGTTGAATTAG
- a CDS encoding HAD family hydrolase, which yields MPDFHVLSSPFFAKRRSSFRLVASDMDGTLTWQGEFTPALIQALQDLQTVGIAVVIVTGRSAGWVSGLVQYLPVAGAIAENGGLFFPKSHLDPTLLVDIADLTIHRQQLAQMFETLQAQWPHLQPSGDNRYRLTDWTFDISGLTQPELEEMAQMCDRAGWGFTFSTVQCHIKLAHQSKAAALLQVLTRNFPGITPNEVVTVGDSPNDESLFDPAAFPHSVGVANIKHYWQILQHQPVYVTDNPESQGFLELSQALMEVRSRRLRED from the coding sequence ATGCCCGATTTTCATGTACTTTCTAGCCCATTTTTCGCAAAACGGCGATCTAGCTTCCGCCTAGTTGCCTCCGATATGGATGGCACATTGACTTGGCAGGGCGAATTCACCCCTGCTCTCATTCAGGCACTGCAGGACTTACAGACGGTTGGTATTGCTGTAGTCATTGTCACAGGTCGATCGGCAGGCTGGGTGAGCGGTCTAGTGCAGTACTTGCCGGTAGCAGGTGCGATCGCAGAAAACGGGGGCCTTTTCTTTCCCAAGTCTCACCTCGATCCCACCCTACTGGTTGATATTGCCGATCTCACTATCCACCGCCAGCAGCTAGCCCAGATGTTTGAAACTTTGCAGGCTCAGTGGCCGCATCTACAGCCGTCTGGCGATAACCGCTACCGCCTGACAGACTGGACTTTTGATATATCCGGGTTAACCCAGCCTGAGTTAGAGGAAATGGCGCAGATGTGCGATCGCGCTGGCTGGGGCTTTACCTTTAGCACTGTGCAGTGCCACATTAAGCTAGCCCACCAAAGCAAAGCGGCAGCCCTGCTTCAAGTGCTTACCCGCAACTTTCCCGGCATCACGCCAAACGAAGTTGTCACCGTTGGCGATAGCCCCAACGACGAAAGCCTGTTTGATCCCGCAGCCTTTCCCCATTCTGTCGGCGTTGCCAACATCAAGCACTACTGGCAAATCCTGCAGCACCAGCCCGTCTACGTCACTGACAACCCAGAATCCCAAGGATTTTTAGAACTTAGCCAGGCGCTGATGGAAGTTCGTTCTCGTCGCTTGAGAGAGGACTAA
- a CDS encoding HNH endonuclease signature motif containing protein, with product MARKKIPAEMQRQVRRRAKFLCEYCHASEQWQYVQFTIDHIIPLTAGGSDDLENLALACFHCNRRKSNRQAVTDFQTGVEVALFNPRLQRWHDHFAWSSDLLEVVGLTPTGRATVTALALNRDRILAIRATDLAIGRHPPPDDQVESLQ from the coding sequence ATGGCTCGAAAGAAGATTCCTGCTGAAATGCAACGGCAGGTGCGTCGAAGAGCTAAATTCCTTTGTGAGTATTGCCACGCTTCCGAACAATGGCAATATGTTCAGTTCACTATCGACCATATCATCCCCCTAACGGCAGGAGGTTCTGACGATCTAGAAAATCTTGCCTTGGCTTGTTTTCACTGCAACCGGCGCAAGTCAAATCGTCAAGCGGTAACTGATTTTCAAACAGGCGTTGAAGTTGCCCTGTTTAATCCTCGATTGCAGCGATGGCATGATCACTTTGCCTGGTCATCTGATCTCTTAGAGGTCGTTGGGCTAACTCCTACAGGCAGAGCAACTGTTACAGCTTTAGCGCTAAATCGCGATCGCATCCTCGCCATCCGAGCAACGGATTTGGCTATTGGCCGACATCCCCCACCTGACGATCAGGTTGAGTCTTTGCAGTAG
- the uvrA gene encoding excinuclease ABC subunit UvrA, with protein MPKSDASVKKSAGSRNGKVAEKNGHHPRQAAVDEAVIRIRGARQHNLKDIDLEIPRNQLIVFTGVSGSGKSSLAFDTIFAEGQRRYVESLSAYARQFLGQVDKPDVDAIEGLSPAISIDQKSTSHNPRSTVGTVTEIYDYLRLLFGRAGEPHCPVCDRSISPQTIDQMIDRVMSLPDRTRFQILAPVVRGKKGTHKKLLSSLGAEGFVRVRVNGEIRELTDNIELDKNYAHTIEVVVDRLVKKEDLQERLADSLATCLKRSEGIAVIDILSEAGEQEGKGSGEQGSKVVPLNPNALSDRLPMAAEAEGSYGSPKELVFSENFACPQHGAVMEELSPRLFSFNSPYGACPHCHGLGNLRTFSADLVVPDPTLPVYAAIAPWSEKDNTYYFSLLYSVGQAFGFEIQTRWDQLTPEQQHIVLHGSTEKIYIESDSRYREAKGYHRQYEGALPILERQYRESTSDLHKQKLEKYLIDQPCEVCKGARLKPESLSVKIGPHNIQDLTEVSIRDCLSRIEGLVGESGDSPLLSSRQMQIGDLVLREIRARLEFMLDVGLDYLTLHRTAMTLSGGEAQRIRLATQIGSGLTGVLYVLDEPSIGLHQRDNDRLLNTLHRLRDLGNTLIVVEHDEDTIRAADYLVDIGPGAGVHGGRIVAAGGLEAVMEAPDSLTGAYLSQRQVIPTPAERRPGNGRSLKAKNARRNNLKNLDVEIPLGTLTCVTGVSGSGKSTLVNELIYPALQHHFGVKVPFPREMDELAGLKALDKVIVIDQSPIGRTPRSNPATYTGVFDVIRNLFTETIEAKARGYKAGQFSFNVKGGRCEACSGQGVNVIEMNFLPDVYVQCEVCKGARYNRETLQVKYKGKSIADVLNMTAEEAADFFQNIPQAASRLQTMVDVGLGYIRLGQTAPTLSGGEAQRMKLASELARRSTGKTLYLIDEPTTGLSFYDVHKLLDVVQRLVDRGNSVLMIEHNLDVIRCSDWIVDLGPEGGNRGGEIIAEGTPEEVAKNPRSYTGTYLARVLEQHPPIPIPKPVEVG; from the coding sequence ATGCCCAAATCGGACGCTTCTGTGAAGAAATCTGCTGGCTCTCGCAATGGCAAGGTTGCTGAGAAAAATGGCCATCACCCCCGCCAGGCAGCCGTAGATGAGGCCGTTATTCGGATTCGGGGGGCGCGACAGCACAACCTCAAGGACATTGACCTAGAGATTCCCCGCAATCAGCTGATTGTATTTACAGGGGTTTCAGGATCGGGCAAGTCTTCGCTGGCCTTTGACACCATCTTTGCTGAGGGCCAACGGCGCTATGTGGAGTCGCTCAGTGCCTACGCCCGACAATTTTTGGGTCAGGTCGATAAGCCTGACGTAGATGCCATTGAGGGCCTTAGCCCGGCCATTTCTATTGACCAAAAATCGACCTCCCACAACCCCCGCTCTACGGTGGGCACGGTAACGGAGATCTACGACTACCTGCGACTGCTATTTGGTCGAGCCGGGGAGCCGCACTGTCCGGTGTGCGATCGCTCCATTTCGCCCCAAACCATCGACCAGATGATCGACCGGGTGATGTCGCTGCCCGACCGCACCCGTTTTCAGATCCTAGCTCCGGTGGTACGCGGCAAGAAGGGTACTCACAAAAAGCTGCTTTCTAGCCTAGGGGCGGAAGGCTTTGTGCGAGTGCGGGTAAATGGCGAGATTCGGGAGCTGACTGACAATATTGAGCTAGACAAGAACTACGCCCACACCATTGAAGTGGTCGTAGACCGGCTAGTGAAAAAAGAGGACTTGCAGGAGCGGCTAGCCGATTCTCTGGCGACCTGCCTGAAGCGGTCTGAGGGGATTGCTGTAATCGATATCCTCAGTGAGGCAGGGGAGCAGGAGGGCAAGGGATCAGGAGAGCAGGGAAGTAAGGTGGTGCCGCTGAATCCTAATGCGCTCTCTGACCGGCTGCCGATGGCGGCTGAGGCCGAGGGCAGCTACGGTAGCCCCAAGGAACTGGTCTTTTCGGAAAACTTCGCCTGCCCGCAGCACGGGGCGGTGATGGAAGAACTTTCTCCCCGACTCTTTTCTTTTAACTCGCCCTATGGAGCCTGCCCCCACTGCCACGGTTTGGGCAACCTGCGGACCTTTTCAGCTGATCTGGTGGTGCCTGACCCGACGCTGCCGGTTTATGCTGCGATCGCACCTTGGTCTGAAAAAGACAATACCTACTACTTCTCGCTGCTCTACAGCGTGGGGCAAGCCTTTGGCTTTGAGATTCAGACTCGCTGGGATCAGCTCACGCCGGAGCAGCAGCACATTGTGCTCCACGGCTCCACCGAAAAGATCTATATCGAGAGCGATTCTCGCTACCGCGAAGCCAAGGGCTATCACCGCCAGTACGAGGGCGCACTGCCCATTCTAGAGCGGCAGTACCGCGAGTCTACCTCCGACCTCCACAAGCAGAAGCTAGAAAAGTACCTAATCGACCAGCCCTGCGAAGTGTGCAAAGGCGCGCGGCTCAAACCCGAATCGCTGTCGGTCAAAATTGGCCCTCACAACATTCAAGACCTCACAGAGGTTTCTATTCGCGACTGCCTCAGCCGGATTGAAGGTTTGGTGGGAGAAAGCGGCGATTCTCCTCTGCTCTCGTCTCGGCAGATGCAGATTGGTGATCTGGTGCTCAGAGAAATCCGCGCCCGCCTAGAGTTCATGCTGGATGTGGGGCTAGACTACCTCACCCTGCACCGCACTGCCATGACCCTCTCAGGCGGCGAAGCCCAGCGCATTCGATTAGCCACCCAAATTGGATCGGGCCTCACTGGCGTGCTCTACGTACTAGACGAACCTAGCATCGGCCTACACCAGCGCGACAATGATCGCCTGCTCAACACCCTGCATCGCCTGCGCGACTTGGGCAACACCCTAATTGTGGTGGAGCACGACGAAGACACCATTCGAGCTGCCGACTATCTGGTAGACATTGGCCCTGGAGCTGGCGTGCATGGCGGGCGAATTGTGGCGGCTGGCGGTTTAGAGGCGGTAATGGAAGCCCCAGACTCTCTGACCGGAGCCTATCTCTCCCAGCGCCAAGTGATTCCCACTCCGGCAGAGCGGCGACCGGGTAATGGCCGCAGCCTCAAAGCCAAAAACGCCCGCCGCAACAACCTCAAGAACCTGGACGTAGAAATTCCCCTGGGCACGCTGACCTGCGTGACAGGCGTTTCTGGATCTGGCAAATCTACGCTAGTCAATGAGCTGATCTACCCCGCTCTACAGCACCACTTTGGCGTTAAAGTGCCCTTCCCTAGAGAAATGGACGAGCTGGCCGGACTGAAGGCGCTAGACAAGGTGATCGTCATTGACCAGTCGCCCATTGGCCGCACCCCCCGCTCTAACCCGGCTACCTATACCGGCGTTTTTGATGTGATTCGCAATCTGTTTACCGAGACGATTGAGGCCAAGGCCCGAGGCTACAAAGCTGGGCAGTTTTCCTTCAACGTTAAGGGCGGTCGCTGCGAAGCCTGCAGTGGTCAGGGGGTGAACGTAATTGAGATGAACTTTCTGCCCGATGTCTATGTGCAGTGCGAGGTCTGCAAAGGAGCCCGCTACAACCGGGAAACGCTGCAGGTGAAGTACAAGGGCAAGAGCATTGCCGACGTGCTCAATATGACGGCAGAAGAAGCCGCCGACTTTTTCCAAAACATTCCCCAAGCGGCCAGCCGTCTGCAGACGATGGTGGACGTGGGTCTGGGCTACATTCGGCTGGGCCAAACCGCGCCGACCCTGTCTGGAGGTGAAGCCCAGCGGATGAAGCTGGCCTCGGAACTGGCCCGCCGCTCTACTGGCAAAACCCTCTATTTGATTGACGAACCTACAACAGGTCTGTCTTTCTATGATGTTCACAAGCTGCTGGACGTGGTGCAGCGGCTGGTAGACCGGGGCAACTCGGTGCTGATGATCGAGCACAACCTGGATGTGATCCGCTGTTCTGACTGGATTGTTGATCTGGGGCCTGAGGGCGGTAACCGGGGCGGCGAGATTATCGCCGAGGGTACTCCCGAAGAGGTGGCGAAAAATCCTCGGTCTTATACGGGCACGTATCTGGCGCGAGTGCTGGAGCAGCACCCGCCTATTCCAATTCCAAAACCTGTCGAGGTGGGTTAA
- a CDS encoding tetratricopeptide repeat protein, which yields MTNLLDWDEDDLKADPEEEYQALLNGLRRTQGFGLFFVQCTPFGSDKIIQRICKDLTTKKTEVLKFEKPIEDGNVFKQIKCFLDQHTSTEVLFIQGLEYSLYDYEETKKQLGWSSEKIYTYSWHGVPPILINLNQQREHFRDSFGTCLVFLLPVFAIRYLVQRAPDFFDWRSGIFQYVEDSEQLSQKSREIWLQGAYEKYLSWSQTERSQRIFEIQSLLDAGYSDSVDEVNLYFEQGNLFTASQDHEAAIASYDRALEIKPDLHTAWSNRGIALSELNRYGDAISSYGEALKIRPDDYAVWNSRGNALVGLELYEDAIESFNRALEIRPNGYEVWNNRGFALVNLGRYDDAILSYDKALEIRPNDCIVWNNRGFALVNLGRYDDAVKSFDKALKINPNFHEAWNNWGNTLINLGRHEDAIKSFDKALKVNSNFHEAWNNRGNALVNLGRHEDAIKSFDKALKASFGDYAVWINRGNALMGLGRYEDAVKSFDKALEINPGFHTAWNHRGIALTYVGRYEDAVESFDKALEINPGFHPAWGHWGFALNCLGRHEDAVKSFDKALKTNSDDYEAWSNRGNALIDLGRYEDAIASYEKALEIKPDFYQAWDYQGVALNYLYCHKNAIASYEKALEIKPDFHQAWDHRGIALGYLGRYEDAIASYEKALEIKPDDPSPLYNKACCYGLQGDPKNAIYFLQQAVSLDSKYREMAKTDSDFDTIRSDRQFATLISQSS from the coding sequence ATGACTAACCTGCTCGACTGGGACGAAGATGACCTCAAAGCAGATCCTGAAGAGGAATATCAGGCGCTGCTGAATGGTCTGCGGCGTACTCAAGGGTTTGGCCTGTTTTTTGTGCAGTGCACGCCCTTTGGTAGCGACAAAATTATCCAGCGAATTTGCAAAGACTTAACCACTAAAAAGACAGAAGTTCTTAAGTTTGAGAAGCCGATAGAAGACGGCAACGTTTTCAAGCAAATTAAGTGCTTTCTAGACCAACATACTTCTACCGAAGTGCTGTTTATTCAAGGACTAGAATATTCGCTCTACGACTACGAGGAAACCAAAAAACAGCTTGGTTGGAGCAGCGAGAAGATCTATACCTATAGCTGGCATGGTGTTCCCCCTATCTTGATAAATCTAAACCAGCAGCGCGAACACTTTCGAGATAGTTTTGGTACTTGCTTGGTCTTTTTGCTGCCTGTTTTTGCAATTAGATACTTGGTGCAGCGTGCTCCAGATTTCTTTGATTGGCGCTCTGGTATTTTTCAGTACGTAGAAGATTCGGAGCAGCTGTCCCAAAAATCACGGGAGATATGGCTACAGGGAGCTTATGAGAAGTATCTTAGTTGGTCTCAAACTGAGCGAAGCCAAAGAATTTTCGAGATTCAATCGCTTTTAGATGCAGGCTATTCTGACAGTGTTGATGAGGTCAACCTCTATTTTGAGCAAGGCAATCTTTTTACAGCCTCTCAAGACCATGAAGCTGCAATTGCATCTTATGACAGAGCCCTTGAAATTAAGCCTGATCTTCATACAGCCTGGAGCAACCGAGGCATTGCATTAAGTGAACTAAACCGTTATGGGGACGCGATCTCATCGTATGGTGAAGCCCTCAAAATCAGACCTGATGATTATGCAGTTTGGAACAGTCGGGGCAATGCGCTAGTCGGTCTGGAACTCTATGAAGATGCAATTGAATCATTTAACAGAGCTCTCGAAATTAGGCCCAATGGTTATGAGGTCTGGAATAATCGAGGATTTGCGCTAGTCAATCTGGGGCGCTATGATGACGCGATTTTATCGTACGACAAAGCCCTCGAAATTAGGCCCAATGATTGTATAGTTTGGAATAATCGAGGATTTGCGCTAGTCAATCTGGGGCGCTATGATGATGCGGTTAAATCGTTTGACAAAGCCCTTAAAATTAATCCCAACTTCCACGAAGCCTGGAATAACTGGGGCAATACACTAATCAACCTGGGACGTCATGAAGATGCAATTAAATCATTTGACAAAGCTCTCAAAGTTAATTCTAACTTCCACGAAGCCTGGAACAATCGGGGTAATGCGCTAGTAAACCTGGGACGTCATGAAGATGCAATCAAATCATTTGACAAAGCCCTTAAAGCAAGTTTTGGTGATTATGCAGTTTGGATCAATCGGGGTAACGCATTGATGGGCCTGGGCCGCTATGAAGATGCAGTTAAATCGTTTGATAAAGCCCTTGAAATTAATCCAGGCTTCCATACAGCGTGGAATCATCGTGGTATTGCACTAACCTATGTAGGTCGCTATGAAGATGCAGTTGAATCGTTTGACAAAGCGCTCGAAATTAATCCAGGCTTTCACCCAGCCTGGGGGCATTGGGGTTTTGCACTTAACTGTTTAGGGCGTCATGAAGATGCAGTTAAATCGTTTGACAAAGCTCTTAAAACTAATTCCGATGACTACGAAGCTTGGAGCAATCGGGGTAATGCCTTGATTGATCTGGGCCGCTATGAAGATGCAATCGCATCGTATGAAAAAGCGCTCGAAATCAAACCCGACTTCTACCAAGCTTGGGATTATCAGGGCGTTGCGCTCAACTATTTATATTGCCATAAAAATGCAATCGCATCATATGAAAAAGCGCTCGAAATCAAACCCGACTTTCACCAAGCTTGGGACCATCGGGGCATTGCGCTAGGCTACTTGGGCCGCTACGAAGATGCGATCGCATCGTATGAAAAAGCGCTCGAAATCAAACCCGATGACCCTAGCCCCCTGTATAACAAAGCCTGTTGCTACGGGCTACAGGGAGATCCTAAAAACGCTATTTATTTTTTACAGCAAGCTGTCTCTCTAGATTCTAAATACCGAGAAATGGCAAAGACCGACTCAGATTTCGATACCATTCGTAGTGATAGGCAATTTGCCACTCTTATTAGTCAAAGCTCTTAA